A window from Chromatiaceae bacterium encodes these proteins:
- the argH gene encoding argininosuccinate lyase, giving the protein MSDKKLWAGRFAEPTDAFVEAFTASVEFDQRLAPFDIQGSIAHATMLARQGILSEHERDDIIAGLQRILAWVEAGEFEWSVALEDVHMNIEAALTEDIGIAGKKLHTGRSRNDQVATDVRLWLRAELHEIRSAVRRLQRALLGLAEREADTIMPGFTHLQTAQPVTFGHHMMAWFEMLDRDHDRLRDCAVRVNVMPLGAAALAGTSYPIDRPFTAQLLGFSGPAENSLDAVSDRDFAIEFSAAASILMMHLSRMSEELIIWSSAQFGFVTLSDSFCTGSSIMPQKKNPDVPELIRGKSGRIFGHLMALLTLMKSQPLAYNKDNQEDKEPLFDTVDNLKGSLKVFADMVPAIRCNADAMRSAAMKGFATATDLADYLVRKGVAFRDAHEVVGKAVAHCVARACDLSELSLAELQGFSAEIGEDVFDCLTLEGSVAARDHIGGTAPAQVRAAIARARERIA; this is encoded by the coding sequence ATGTCCGACAAGAAACTCTGGGCCGGCCGCTTTGCGGAGCCGACCGACGCCTTCGTAGAGGCGTTTACCGCCTCGGTGGAATTCGACCAGCGTCTCGCTCCGTTCGACATACAGGGGTCGATCGCGCACGCCACGATGCTGGCCCGGCAGGGAATACTCAGCGAACACGAGCGCGATGACATCATCGCCGGCCTGCAGCGCATCCTTGCATGGGTCGAGGCCGGTGAATTCGAATGGTCCGTCGCGCTCGAGGACGTGCACATGAACATCGAAGCGGCGCTGACCGAGGACATCGGCATTGCCGGGAAGAAACTGCATACGGGGCGCTCGCGCAATGACCAGGTGGCCACCGATGTGCGCCTGTGGCTACGCGCCGAACTCCACGAGATCCGGAGCGCGGTGCGTCGTCTGCAACGCGCCCTGCTGGGGCTGGCGGAGCGTGAGGCGGACACCATCATGCCCGGATTCACCCACCTGCAGACCGCGCAACCGGTCACCTTCGGGCACCATATGATGGCCTGGTTCGAGATGCTGGATCGCGACCATGACCGGCTGCGCGACTGCGCGGTCCGCGTCAACGTGATGCCACTGGGTGCAGCCGCGCTCGCCGGCACCAGCTACCCGATCGATCGACCGTTCACCGCGCAGCTGCTCGGATTCAGCGGCCCGGCGGAAAATTCGCTCGATGCCGTCTCCGATCGCGATTTCGCCATCGAATTCAGTGCCGCCGCCAGCATCCTGATGATGCACCTGTCGCGGATGAGCGAGGAGCTGATCATATGGTCGTCGGCGCAGTTCGGTTTCGTCACCCTGTCGGACAGCTTCTGTACCGGCTCATCGATCATGCCGCAAAAGAAAAACCCGGACGTGCCCGAGCTGATACGTGGCAAGTCCGGGCGGATATTCGGCCACCTGATGGCCTTGCTGACCCTGATGAAGTCCCAGCCGCTGGCCTACAACAAGGACAACCAGGAGGACAAGGAACCGCTGTTCGATACGGTCGACAACCTCAAGGGCTCCCTCAAGGTCTTTGCCGACATGGTGCCCGCGATCCGCTGCAATGCCGACGCGATGCGCAGCGCGGCGATGAAGGGGTTCGCGACCGCCACCGACCTGGCGGATTACCTGGTTCGCAAGGGCGTGGCGTTTCGGGATGCGCACGAAGTGGTCGGCAAAGCCGTTGCGCATTGTGTCGCCAGGGCCTGTGATCTGTCCGAATTGAGTCTGGCTGAACTGCAGGGCTTCTCGGCGGAGATCGGCGAAGACGTGTTTGACTGTCTCACGCTCGAGGGTTCGGTGGCGGCACGCGACCATATCGGCGGCACCGCACCGGCCCAGGTGCGCGCAGCGATCGCACGCGCACGTGAACGAATCGCCTGA
- a CDS encoding histidine kinase, with product MRESDRRAFLPNFCAIRMVFAVVVSAELLAIVLTLGAFPAPGEFWSELSLRSLYIQWVALSVAALYCGLRAPLGRLGHAAAGVLAWLLILLVVVAVFFAAQALNLGRWPNPLVVLLHHLAIGGIVGAVLLRYLYEQHRERQRELAESQARLQALQARIRPHFLFNSMNTIASLTRVDPDLAEQVVEDLSDLFRATLSDAADLSTLEREFELARGYLRIESQRLGDRLQVRWDVDSVPLSVRLPALLLQPLLENAVYHGVEPATGGGEITISGRSRDGVLSLAVRNTLPAGPPRTMRPGNRMAQQNVRERLDAAFGHSAGMVVGEVDGCYQVRVHLPVIEA from the coding sequence ATGAGGGAATCCGATCGCCGCGCGTTTCTGCCGAATTTCTGCGCGATCCGCATGGTGTTCGCGGTGGTTGTCAGCGCCGAATTACTGGCGATCGTGCTGACCCTGGGGGCCTTTCCGGCACCGGGGGAATTCTGGAGCGAACTGAGCCTGCGCTCGCTGTACATCCAGTGGGTCGCCCTCAGTGTCGCTGCGCTGTACTGCGGTCTGCGCGCACCACTGGGACGGCTGGGCCATGCGGCCGCCGGTGTCCTTGCCTGGCTGCTGATCCTGCTGGTCGTGGTCGCGGTGTTTTTCGCCGCACAGGCGCTGAATCTCGGGCGCTGGCCCAATCCGCTGGTCGTGTTGCTTCATCACCTGGCCATCGGCGGCATCGTCGGGGCGGTGTTACTGCGTTATCTGTACGAGCAGCACCGTGAGCGGCAGCGCGAGCTGGCGGAGTCGCAGGCCCGCCTGCAGGCATTGCAGGCGCGCATCCGTCCGCATTTCCTGTTCAACAGCATGAATACGATTGCCAGCCTGACCCGGGTCGATCCCGACCTGGCCGAACAGGTCGTCGAGGACCTGTCCGACCTGTTTCGCGCGACCCTGTCCGATGCGGCCGACCTGTCGACCCTGGAGCGCGAGTTCGAATTGGCGCGGGGCTATCTGCGGATCGAGAGCCAACGCCTGGGTGACCGTCTGCAGGTGCGTTGGGACGTCGACAGCGTGCCATTGAGCGTGCGTCTGCCGGCACTGTTGCTGCAGCCACTGCTCGAGAACGCCGTGTATCACGGCGTCGAGCCGGCGACCGGCGGTGGCGAGATCACGATCAGCGGGCGCAGCCGCGACGGGGTGCTCAGCCTGGCGGTGCGCAATACCCTGCCGGCAGGTCCGCCTCGCACGATGCGTCCCGGCAACCGTATGGCGCAGCAGAATGTGCGCGAACGGCTGGACGCCGCATTCGGCCATAGCGCCGGCATGGTGGTCGGTGAGGTCGACGGCTGCTATCAGGTCCGCGTCCACCTGCCGGTGATCGAGGCGTGA
- a CDS encoding transporter substrate-binding domain-containing protein, with amino-acid sequence MERTMRRMIDLLLASWLALGATASARDLDDIRREGVLKHLGVPYAHFVTGSGDGLDVELIQGFARDLGVRYEFVQTDWPHMFGDLTGQNARLDGDQVERFGETPIRGDLIANGLTVLGWRKQVVRYSEPTFPSGVWLITRAASPLHPIKPSGELENDIRATKASLNGVSVLASANSCLDPDLYQLDQTGADIRLAPEERTPDELIPALFNQDAETSLMDVSTTLLSLERWPGEIKVLGPISEQQTMAVGFRPDSPQLLAAFNDYLARVKADGSYPRTVKKYFPAMFDYFPNFFGEGGASK; translated from the coding sequence ATGGAACGGACAATGAGGCGCATGATCGACCTCCTGCTGGCGTCCTGGCTGGCGCTCGGTGCGACCGCGTCGGCCCGCGATCTCGACGACATACGCCGCGAGGGTGTCCTCAAGCACCTCGGTGTCCCGTATGCACATTTCGTCACCGGTAGTGGCGACGGCCTTGACGTCGAACTGATCCAGGGCTTCGCACGCGATCTCGGCGTACGCTACGAGTTCGTGCAGACAGATTGGCCGCACATGTTCGGCGACCTCACGGGGCAGAATGCGCGGCTTGACGGCGACCAGGTCGAACGCTTCGGCGAGACACCGATCCGCGGCGACCTGATCGCCAACGGCCTGACCGTGCTCGGCTGGCGCAAGCAGGTGGTGCGCTACTCGGAACCGACCTTCCCGTCCGGGGTCTGGCTGATCACCCGGGCTGCGTCGCCGCTGCATCCGATCAAGCCCAGCGGCGAACTCGAGAACGACATTCGCGCGACCAAGGCGAGCCTCAACGGCGTCAGCGTGCTGGCCTCTGCCAACAGCTGCCTGGACCCGGACCTGTACCAGCTCGACCAGACCGGTGCGGACATCCGCCTGGCCCCCGAAGAGCGGACACCGGACGAATTGATCCCGGCGCTGTTCAACCAGGACGCCGAGACCTCGCTGATGGACGTCTCCACGACCCTGTTGTCGCTCGAGCGCTGGCCCGGCGAGATCAAGGTGTTGGGGCCGATCTCCGAGCAACAGACCATGGCTGTCGGATTTCGTCCCGATTCACCGCAGCTGCTGGCGGCATTCAACGACTATCTGGCGCGGGTCAAGGCCGACGGCAGTTACCCCCGGACGGTGAAGAAGTACTTCCCGGCGATGTTCGATTACTTCCCAAATTTCTTCGGCGAAGGCGGCGCTTCGAAGTAA